In the genome of Enterococcus hirae ATCC 9790, one region contains:
- a CDS encoding sigma 54-interacting transcriptional regulator: MLKEEIQDYLENQTAFIDLAQLSDVFTAKYLAAYFKVKRNTVSHYLNQLNEAGILVKINSRPVYYFHKMAFEQQFFALSKTYYASTEEIRAEQPIFSRSKDLFSLVIGHEASLKESIEQIKTALFYPDGGLPVLLTGESGTGKSFLVNIVYQYCLEHDLLPENAPFVTLNCAQYADNPELLTSNLFGYVSGAYTGATQDKVGAFEAADGGLLFLDEVHRLSPEGQEKLFTYLDQGIIYRMGETNQGKKVDVRLFFATTEEVTKHFLPTFMRRIPFKIDLPSLRARGKEERLELIYSFFLNEQRKIERPMKVSGQVLSLLTNQSFSGNIGELKNSVKVAVAKAFAEQKEEESLSIKLQHLQRYLLKVPHQDSPAQSAVWITEKKELAHLVEKRQPEQERMIRCFEQLLLTFKKNGATVSNCEEKLKEEVVYLFDFLLFETSRQEKHELLVYWLHSIRETLKQMESAYQIKFDGNSVYALSYYLYQRSTVKWLPEDGEIEQLIKELDRQLELMYPANYHYAHRILELTQAKLDLEVTLLDHILLTIYLRRTKWTKEQSVPKAIIAAHGYATASSMANVANRLLGNDLFESFDMPLDVTPQQIADEMIDYSNRHDISNGLIILVDMGSLKEIHQLFKDQVFAPIVILNNVTTPLVISIGEKMQKMTDLEEIVKEAVASLEAEWTIIYPQKNKQKALLITCMTGIGTAVHMSELLEKSLPANSALKIIPYEYQVLTQRKLTESVFSMYDVIGIIGTTNPQIDTMPYLSLESLISGEKMDELVQWLAPIFSLKEQANFDQQFVRNFSLEKVLESVTILDTEKVMTEIELFMRELEMRFDKNITTPQKIALFVHVSCLIERLIRQIPIESYHGQEQLLQCQKETLDRIKEAFSVIEEHYSVTIPPSEVAYIYDILENVEDKIGSEEEF, from the coding sequence ATGTTAAAAGAAGAAATCCAAGATTATTTAGAAAATCAAACGGCATTTATCGATTTAGCACAATTAAGTGATGTTTTTACAGCGAAATATTTAGCAGCATACTTTAAAGTGAAACGTAATACGGTCAGTCATTATCTTAATCAATTAAATGAAGCTGGCATTTTGGTTAAGATCAATTCTCGTCCGGTCTATTACTTTCATAAAATGGCTTTTGAACAGCAATTTTTTGCTTTAAGTAAAACGTATTATGCCTCAACTGAAGAAATTAGGGCTGAACAGCCTATTTTTTCAAGAAGTAAAGATCTTTTTTCTTTAGTGATCGGTCACGAAGCAAGCCTGAAAGAAAGCATTGAACAAATCAAAACAGCTCTTTTTTATCCAGATGGTGGGCTACCTGTGTTATTAACTGGAGAAAGTGGTACAGGGAAAAGCTTCTTAGTCAATATCGTTTATCAATACTGTTTAGAACATGATCTCTTACCAGAAAATGCGCCTTTCGTGACGTTGAATTGTGCTCAATATGCCGACAATCCAGAATTGTTGACGAGTAATTTATTTGGATATGTCAGTGGAGCATACACCGGTGCGACACAAGATAAGGTTGGCGCTTTTGAGGCAGCCGATGGGGGATTATTATTTTTAGATGAAGTTCATCGACTTAGCCCTGAAGGACAAGAAAAATTGTTTACGTATCTGGATCAAGGGATTATTTATCGAATGGGAGAAACGAATCAGGGGAAAAAAGTCGATGTTCGGCTCTTCTTTGCTACGACTGAAGAAGTCACCAAACATTTTCTGCCCACTTTTATGCGTCGGATTCCTTTTAAGATTGATCTGCCTTCTTTACGTGCTCGTGGAAAAGAAGAACGATTGGAGCTGATTTATTCTTTTTTCTTAAATGAACAAAGAAAAATCGAGCGTCCAATGAAAGTGAGTGGTCAAGTGCTGTCATTATTGACGAACCAAAGTTTTTCAGGCAACATCGGTGAATTGAAAAATAGCGTAAAAGTAGCTGTAGCCAAAGCATTCGCTGAACAAAAAGAGGAAGAGAGCCTATCGATCAAACTCCAACATTTACAAAGATATCTTTTGAAGGTTCCCCATCAAGACAGCCCAGCCCAATCAGCTGTGTGGATCACTGAGAAAAAAGAATTAGCTCATTTGGTTGAAAAAAGACAACCAGAACAGGAGCGAATGATCCGCTGCTTTGAACAACTATTATTGACCTTTAAGAAAAATGGCGCAACAGTAAGTAACTGTGAGGAAAAATTAAAAGAAGAAGTCGTTTATTTATTTGATTTTTTACTCTTTGAAACGAGTCGCCAAGAAAAACATGAACTACTAGTCTACTGGTTGCACTCCATTCGAGAAACGCTAAAACAAATGGAAAGTGCCTATCAGATCAAGTTTGATGGTAACAGCGTATATGCGCTAAGTTATTATCTCTATCAAAGAAGCACAGTAAAGTGGTTACCAGAAGATGGAGAAATCGAACAATTGATCAAGGAACTAGACCGCCAGTTAGAACTAATGTATCCAGCAAACTATCACTACGCCCATCGGATCTTGGAATTGACACAAGCTAAGTTAGATTTAGAAGTTACTTTATTAGATCATATTTTATTAACGATCTATTTGAGACGGACGAAATGGACAAAAGAACAAAGTGTGCCTAAAGCAATCATTGCTGCTCATGGTTATGCTACCGCTAGTAGTATGGCAAACGTCGCTAATCGACTGTTGGGAAATGATCTGTTTGAATCCTTTGATATGCCCTTAGATGTGACACCCCAACAAATTGCGGATGAAATGATCGATTACAGTAATCGTCATGATATCTCTAATGGACTGATCATTTTAGTTGATATGGGCTCGCTAAAAGAAATCCATCAACTATTCAAAGATCAGGTCTTTGCCCCAATCGTTATTTTGAATAATGTGACAACACCATTAGTTATCAGTATTGGAGAAAAAATGCAAAAAATGACTGATCTGGAAGAAATCGTCAAGGAAGCGGTGGCCTCCTTGGAAGCAGAGTGGACGATCATTTACCCTCAAAAAAATAAACAAAAAGCATTACTGATCACTTGCATGACGGGGATCGGAACGGCTGTCCATATGAGTGAACTACTTGAAAAAAGTTTACCAGCAAACAGCGCACTTAAAATCATCCCTTATGAATACCAAGTATTAACACAAAGAAAATTAACGGAATCGGTTTTTTCGATGTACGATGTGATTGGCATCATTGGGACAACGAATCCTCAAATCGACACGATGCCATATCTTTCGTTAGAGTCATTGATTTCAGGAGAGAAAATGGATGAACTTGTTCAATGGCTGGCTCCTATTTTTTCATTGAAAGAACAAGCTAACTTTGATCAGCAATTTGTCCGAAATTTTTCATTAGAAAAAGTACTGGAGTCGGTGACGATCCTTGATACAGAAAAAGTGATGACAGAAATCGAGTTGTTTATGCGTGAATTGGAGATGCGTTTTGATAAGAACATCACGACGCCACAAAAGATCGCCCTTTTTGTCCATGTCAGTTGTTTGATCGAGCGATTGATCAGGCAGATCCCGATTGAAAGTTACCATGGTCAAGAACAGTTGTTACAGTGTCAAAAAGAAACCTTGGATCGAATCAAAGAAGCATTTAGTGTCATCGAAGAACATTATAGTGTCACGATCCCACCATCAGAAGTCGCTTATATTTATGATATTCTCGAAAATGTAGAGGATAAAATAGGCTCAGAAGAAGAATTTTAA
- a CDS encoding PTS sugar transporter subunit IIA — protein MERTIILASHGRFASGILDSLELIFGKTHSILALDCYGTETFDLAKSVQQLINDHQGQELIIITDLFGGSVNNEFLQYINRPNIYLIAGLNLPLLIEIATKIETADSIVELIHQVLNDSKEMIQFCNESIEKKWKKKNFRRDWK, from the coding sequence ATGGAAAGAACAATTATTCTAGCCTCCCATGGACGTTTTGCTTCAGGGATTTTAGATTCTTTGGAACTTATTTTTGGTAAAACGCATTCGATCCTAGCGTTAGATTGCTATGGAACTGAAACGTTTGATTTAGCAAAATCAGTGCAGCAATTGATCAACGATCATCAAGGGCAAGAGTTGATCATCATCACTGACTTATTTGGTGGCAGTGTAAACAATGAATTTTTGCAGTACATTAACCGACCGAATATCTACTTGATTGCTGGTTTGAATCTGCCATTGTTGATCGAGATTGCCACAAAAATTGAGACAGCTGATTCAATCGTTGAATTGATCCATCAGGTATTGAATGATTCAAAAGAAATGATCCAATTTTGTAATGAAAGTATCGAAAAAAAATGGAAGAAGAAGAATTTTAGGAGGGATTGGAAATGA
- a CDS encoding PTS sugar transporter subunit IIB, giving the protein MIILTRVDHRLLHGQVAFSWTQSIGADCILIANDDVPNNEIRKTTIKLAKPQGVKLVIKSIEDSIAALQSGVTDKYKLFIVVESVRDAYQLAKACPQIKQINLGGIKAKEGTRSLGKAVNVLPEEEKLLEQMIADGIEVEIRQVPADKKIAAKEVL; this is encoded by the coding sequence ATGATTATTTTAACAAGAGTCGATCATCGTTTATTGCATGGTCAAGTCGCTTTTTCTTGGACACAATCAATTGGGGCAGATTGTATTTTGATCGCAAATGATGATGTGCCAAACAATGAAATACGCAAAACAACCATTAAGTTGGCAAAGCCACAAGGAGTGAAACTAGTGATCAAATCGATTGAAGATTCGATCGCTGCATTACAAAGTGGCGTAACGGATAAATATAAACTATTTATCGTAGTAGAGTCTGTGAGAGATGCGTATCAATTAGCAAAAGCTTGTCCACAGATCAAGCAAATCAATTTAGGTGGGATTAAAGCAAAGGAAGGAACGCGGAGTCTAGGTAAAGCGGTCAACGTATTACCTGAAGAAGAAAAATTGTTGGAACAAATGATCGCTGATGGGATAGAAGTAGAAATTCGTCAAGTACCAGCAGATAAAAAAATAGCAGCAAAGGAAGTCTTATGA
- a CDS encoding PTS mannose/fructose/sorbose/N-acetylgalactosamine transporter subunit IIC has product MILQAILLGLVAFIAQSEYALGTSLLSRPIVTGLFTGIVLGDVKTGIIMGATLELAFIGSFSVGASIPPDVVTGGILGTAFAITAGAGTETALLLGLPIATLTLILKNVYLGLLIPIMNHRADRYAEDGNYKGVEHMHLLAGFGLSLMLGLVVMISYLVGSQTIGNLLAKIPDFVQNGLTVATGLIPALGFAMLARLLINKKVAPYFFLGFAVAAYLEIPVTGIAIFGAILAVIVVNIMNVRQVSVQTSAGEVEEDEDF; this is encoded by the coding sequence ATGATCCTACAAGCAATTCTTTTAGGTCTGGTTGCCTTTATTGCGCAATCAGAGTATGCGTTAGGAACTTCCCTGCTTTCTCGTCCGATCGTAACGGGATTATTTACAGGGATTGTTTTGGGAGATGTAAAAACAGGTATTATTATGGGAGCAACTTTGGAATTAGCTTTTATTGGTTCATTTTCAGTTGGAGCATCGATTCCACCAGACGTTGTGACCGGTGGAATCTTAGGAACTGCATTTGCCATTACTGCAGGAGCAGGAACAGAAACAGCATTACTATTAGGTTTACCAATTGCGACACTTACCCTTATTTTAAAAAATGTTTATTTAGGACTATTGATTCCGATCATGAACCACAGAGCAGATCGTTATGCGGAGGATGGGAATTATAAAGGGGTCGAACACATGCACTTATTAGCTGGTTTCGGCTTGTCATTGATGCTTGGTCTGGTAGTCATGATTTCTTATTTAGTCGGAAGTCAAACGATCGGGAATCTCTTAGCGAAAATACCAGATTTTGTGCAAAACGGCTTGACCGTTGCAACTGGGTTGATTCCAGCACTTGGATTTGCCATGCTGGCACGTTTATTGATCAATAAAAAAGTAGCACCTTATTTCTTTTTAGGCTTTGCTGTAGCAGCTTACTTAGAGATTCCAGTAACAGGTATTGCCATCTTTGGGGCGATCTTAGCCGTCATTGTCGTCAATATCATGAACGTACGTCAAGTATCCGTTCAAACTTCAGCAGGGGAGGTAGAAGAGGATGAAGACTTCTAA
- a CDS encoding PTS system mannose/fructose/sorbose family transporter subunit IID: protein MKTSNQEEHKVTKKELNQVFWRSFQMEFSWNYERQMNMAYVFAIIPILKKLYHTKEEMSAALKRHLEFFNTTPHIVTLILGINAAMEEENKNDPEFDVTAIDSIKTSLMGPLAGLGDSFFWGTLRLIATGVGTSLALQGNILGPILFLLIFNIPHVLFRYLATSWGYRLGTGFLKKIQANGMMESLTLGASIIGLMVVGGMTATMIDINIPLKIGTGENAVTVQSIFDDIVPHILSLGAFGAVFYLLKKEVKPLMILIGLAIFGIAGSWIGIF from the coding sequence ATGAAGACTTCTAATCAAGAAGAACACAAAGTGACCAAAAAAGAATTGAATCAGGTCTTTTGGCGCTCATTTCAAATGGAATTTTCATGGAACTATGAAAGACAGATGAATATGGCCTATGTCTTTGCCATTATTCCCATCTTGAAAAAGCTCTATCATACCAAAGAAGAAATGTCAGCGGCGCTTAAACGCCATTTAGAGTTTTTTAACACGACACCACATATCGTGACCCTGATCTTAGGGATCAATGCAGCGATGGAAGAAGAAAATAAAAATGACCCAGAATTTGATGTAACAGCTATCGATAGTATCAAGACCTCACTGATGGGACCTTTAGCAGGGTTAGGCGATTCATTCTTTTGGGGAACGTTGCGTTTGATCGCGACGGGTGTTGGGACTTCACTAGCACTACAAGGAAATATTTTAGGACCAATTTTATTCCTTTTGATTTTCAATATCCCTCATGTTTTGTTTCGTTACTTGGCAACAAGTTGGGGCTATCGACTAGGTACTGGATTTTTAAAGAAAATCCAAGCAAACGGAATGATGGAAAGTTTAACGTTAGGTGCTTCAATCATTGGATTGATGGTAGTTGGCGGGATGACTGCGACGATGATCGATATCAATATTCCTTTGAAAATCGGAACAGGTGAAAATGCTGTCACGGTTCAAAGTATTTTTGATGATATCGTTCCTCATATTTTAAGTTTAGGTGCCTTTGGAGCAGTCTTTTATTTATTGAAAAAAGAAGTCAAACCATTGATGATTTTGATTGGATTAGCTATTTTTGGGATTGCTGGTTCATGGATTGGTATCTTTTAG
- a CDS encoding SIS domain-containing protein: MVTMLDYIHEEKTALSAILEKNDSSLHVSYQNMQHVLILATGSSYNACLAAKPALESYGDITVDIQEPYHFNHYGKLSEEVDTVIAVSQSGKSASTVDAIRKIRSSKRRTIALTGDDQSPITKEVDQVIDLNMGVEKVGFVTKGYSATVLQLILLGLAIGTSKDRITAAQKEEKLVQLREIVMKIPQIIAQTEQFFEKNEALFRVAKRFIAIGYGPNWGTAKEFETKFTETVREPSQGFELEAYMHGPYLEANPGHILFFLETDSDSQKRSQRLAQYMKQYVGQVIVVTTEGETTENQLSLGITSEEDLSVLALVVPIQVLAYKIATAKGIDLGQRIFDDFDEVLKSKI, translated from the coding sequence ATGGTCACAATGCTTGATTATATTCATGAAGAAAAAACAGCTTTATCAGCGATTCTTGAAAAGAATGATTCGTCACTTCATGTGTCTTATCAAAACATGCAACACGTTCTGATTCTGGCGACAGGTTCTTCGTATAATGCTTGTCTTGCTGCAAAGCCGGCACTAGAAAGCTATGGAGACATCACTGTGGATATCCAAGAACCTTATCATTTTAATCATTATGGGAAATTGTCAGAAGAAGTTGATACAGTCATCGCTGTTTCTCAAAGTGGGAAAAGTGCTTCGACAGTCGATGCCATTCGAAAGATCCGATCATCAAAACGACGGACGATCGCTTTAACTGGAGATGATCAAAGTCCGATCACCAAAGAAGTGGATCAAGTGATTGACTTGAATATGGGCGTGGAAAAAGTGGGGTTTGTTACCAAGGGCTATTCAGCAACCGTTCTTCAGTTGATTCTCTTAGGTCTAGCGATTGGAACCAGTAAAGACAGAATAACAGCAGCGCAAAAAGAAGAAAAACTAGTTCAACTAAGAGAAATCGTGATGAAAATTCCTCAGATCATTGCGCAAACAGAACAATTTTTTGAAAAAAATGAAGCACTCTTTCGTGTAGCAAAACGATTTATTGCGATCGGGTATGGACCGAATTGGGGAACAGCAAAAGAGTTTGAAACCAAGTTTACAGAAACTGTTCGGGAACCTTCCCAAGGCTTTGAATTAGAAGCATACATGCACGGTCCGTATTTAGAAGCCAATCCTGGTCACATCCTATTCTTCCTGGAAACCGATAGTGATAGTCAAAAACGTTCCCAGCGATTAGCACAATACATGAAACAATATGTTGGACAGGTCATTGTTGTAACGACTGAAGGAGAAACGACTGAGAATCAGCTTAGTCTGGGAATCACTAGCGAAGAAGATCTTTCTGTTTTAGCTTTAGTTGTACCGATCCAAGTTTTGGCTTATAAAATTGCGACTGCCAAAGGGATCGATTTAGGACAAAGAATTTTTGATGATTTTGATGAAGTATTAAAAAGTAAAATTTAA
- a CDS encoding SIS domain-containing protein has product MLKFNEQKQIEDINGALALRPQVEQIIDGLGEGFDAIYYLGIGGTYASAMQAVTYMNGKSNLPVYVQHAAEYYTTGNKRLTEKSIVVLSSVTGTTQEVVQAVKEIKTVGATLIGFIDTKESILAELCDHTITYPAPGTEQIKFFMVADRLMYNHGEFEDYETYYQQLEEHLAVGLVEAEKQADAFGLAFAEKHRHDSMHYFIGAGNQWGAVYSYAMCYWEEQSWLPSKSIHAAEFLHGTLEVIEETTPVTLFLGEDEQRVLAERVANLLPKICANYTLIDTKDYPIEGIDESYRGRVLSYLLMHAVTQRIDAHIEQLNCHPLEIRRYYRQFEY; this is encoded by the coding sequence ATGTTAAAATTCAATGAACAAAAACAAATCGAGGATATCAATGGGGCGCTAGCTTTACGTCCGCAAGTGGAACAAATCATTGACGGATTGGGAGAGGGATTCGATGCAATTTATTATTTAGGAATCGGCGGAACCTACGCGTCAGCGATGCAAGCTGTGACTTATATGAATGGTAAAAGTAACCTACCTGTTTATGTCCAACATGCAGCAGAATATTACACAACTGGCAACAAACGCCTAACAGAAAAATCAATTGTTGTCTTGTCTTCAGTTACTGGTACCACGCAAGAAGTCGTGCAAGCGGTCAAAGAAATCAAAACAGTGGGTGCGACACTGATCGGGTTTATTGATACAAAAGAGAGTATTCTCGCTGAACTTTGTGACCATACGATCACTTATCCTGCACCTGGAACCGAACAAATCAAATTCTTTATGGTCGCAGATCGTTTGATGTATAATCATGGCGAATTTGAAGACTACGAAACCTATTATCAACAATTAGAAGAGCACTTAGCAGTTGGCTTAGTCGAAGCCGAAAAACAAGCAGATGCTTTTGGATTAGCGTTTGCTGAAAAACATCGTCACGATTCGATGCACTATTTTATCGGTGCTGGGAACCAATGGGGCGCTGTCTATTCTTATGCGATGTGTTATTGGGAAGAGCAAAGTTGGTTGCCTTCTAAATCGATCCACGCTGCTGAATTTTTACATGGTACGCTAGAAGTGATTGAAGAAACGACACCAGTGACGTTGTTCTTAGGAGAAGATGAACAACGTGTACTTGCAGAAAGAGTCGCAAACCTATTACCAAAAATCTGTGCAAATTATACATTGATTGATACAAAAGACTATCCAATTGAAGGAATTGACGAAAGTTATCGTGGACGTGTCCTTTCTTATTTGCTGATGCATGCGGTGACGCAACGAATCGATGCGCATATCGAGCAATTAAATTGTCACCCCTTAGAAATCAGAAGATATTACCGTCAATTTGAGTATTAA